The segment CCGATGGCGAGATCACGATCGTCGCGAACCTGATCTCGCTGACGCCGGGCACCCTGAGCCTGGACGTCTCGACCGACCGGAAGGTGCTCTACATCCACGTGATGTATCTGGAAGACCGCGACGCGGTGATCCGCTCGATCAAGTATCTGGAACACCGGGCCTTGGAGGTCCTGCGCTAGCGCAGGGGATGCAGATGTTTGAAATCGCCATCATTGTGGCCAATGTCCTGCTCAGCATCTCCCTGGTGCTGGGGTTCTGGCGTCTCTATCTCGGGCCGACGCTGCCCGATCGCGTGGTGGCGCTGGAGCTGATCGCATCCCTTACCATCGGCTTTATCGCGGTGTACGTGATCGCCAGTGGCCGGACCCCGTTTATCGACGTGGCGATGGTGCTGGCCCTGACCGCCTTCCTCGCCGCGGTCGGATTTGCCCGCTATCTCGAGAAAGGGGGGCATCGCGAAGATGATTGAGCTACTGACGGCGTTGTTCCTGGTATCCGGTGCCGCGTTCATGGT is part of the Thioalkalivibrio sp. K90mix genome and harbors:
- a CDS encoding cation:proton antiporter, with product MFEIAIIVANVLLSISLVLGFWRLYLGPTLPDRVVALELIASLTIGFIAVYVIASGRTPFIDVAMVLALTAFLAAVGFARYLEKGGHREDD